One stretch of Rhinatrema bivittatum chromosome 8, aRhiBiv1.1, whole genome shotgun sequence DNA includes these proteins:
- the CHST14 gene encoding carbohydrate sulfotransferase 14, whose protein sequence is MFLSSPPGKNASKGPSAIVPIRQAGAAAPRHTAILPLMLMFGVIVASSALLMMIEKGILAEVKTPPPPGDLAWRASPRSRSKVGKGTDVDWQVMRNIQNLTQRAICGKKSMPHSIWDLSAVQRKTVLKHILVNDKYQFLYCYVPKVACSNWKRVLKVLTGELENVDVNIKMDHKKGLVFLADLQPDEIRYRLEHYFKFLFVRNPMDRLLSAYRNKFGEVKEYQQKYGVEIVKRYRKNPGRTKGDDVTFSEFLRYLLDEDVERMNEHWMPVYNLCQPCAITYDFIGSYERLKEDADHVLDQVKAPAFLQFPERQAWYKPVTKEMQQYFLCKTPPGLVKELMPKYILDFSLFAYSLPNITTAFCRQ, encoded by the coding sequence ATGTTTTTGTCCTCCCCACCCGGCAAAAATGCCAGCAAGGGGCCTTCTGCCATCGTCCCCATTCGCCAGGCAGGGGCGGCTGCGCCCCGCCACACCGCCATCCTGCCCCTGATGCTGATGTTCGGCGTGATCGTGGCCTCCAGCGCCCTGCTGATGATGATTGAGAAGGGCATCCTGGCAGAAGTGAAGACCCCACCACCTCCAGGAGACCTGGCCTGGAGGGCAAGCCCCCGGAGCAGGTCAAAAGTGGGCAAGGGCACCGATGTGGACTGGCAGGTTATGCGGAACATTCAAAATTTGACCCAGCGTGCTATCTGTGGGAAAAAGTCCATGCCCCACAGCATCTGGGACCTCTCGGCGGTCCAGAGGAAAACTGTCCTCAAACATATCCTAGTCAACGACAAGTACCAATTTCTCTACTGCTATGTCCCAAAGGTCGCATGCTCCAACTGGAAACGGGTTCTCAAAGTTCTGACCGGTGAGCTAGAGAACGTGGATGTCAACATCAAGATGGATCACAAAAAGGGCCTGGTTTTTCTTGCAGACCTCCAGCCAGACGAGATCAGATACCGCCTTGAGCATTATTTCAAGTTCCTGTTTGTCCGGAACCCCATGGATAGACTTCTGTCTGCCTACAGGAACAAGTTTGGAGAAGTGAAAGAATACCAGCAGAAGTATGGGGTCGAAATCGTTAAACGCTATCGGAAAAACCCAGGCAGGACAAAGGGAGATGACGTAACGTTCTCGGAATTCCTACGTTATCTGTTGGATGAGGACGTGGAGAGGATGAATGAACACTGGATGCCAGTGTATAACCTGTGTCAGCCATGTGCCATCACTTATGATTTCATCGGATCCTACGAAAGGCTTAAGGAGGATGCAGATCATGTCCTGGACCAGGTCAAGGCGCCAGCCTTTCTCCAGTTCCCAGAGAGACAAGCCTGGTACAAACCGGTCACAAAGGAGATGCAGCAGTATTTTCTTTGTAAAACACCACCAGGACTTGTCAAAGAGCTGATGCCCAAATACATCCTGGATTTCTCTTTATTTGCCTACTCTCTCCCTAATATTACTACTGCATTTTGCCGgcagtaa